In Castanea sativa cultivar Marrone di Chiusa Pesio chromosome 6, ASM4071231v1, a single window of DNA contains:
- the LOC142641747 gene encoding trifunctional UDP-glucose 4,6-dehydratase/UDP-4-keto-6-deoxy-D-glucose 3,5-epimerase/UDP-4-keto-L-rhamnose-reductase RHM1-like, producing MATTYKPKNILITGAAGFIASHLCNRLVQNYPDYKIVVVDKLDYCSNLKNILPSKSAQNFKFIKGDIATADLVNYILLSESIDTIMHFAAQTHVDNSFGNSFEFTKNNIYGTHVLLEACKVTGQIKRFIHVSTDEVYGETDEDAVMGNIEASQLLPTNPYSATKAGAEMLVMAYGRSYGLPVITTRGNNVYGPNQFPEKLIPKFILLAMKGQPLPIHGDGSNVRSYLYCEDVAEAFETILHRGEVGHVYNIGTQKERRVIDVAKEICQLFSLNPETHIKYVENRPFNDQRYFLDVQKLKTLGWFERTSWEEGLKKTIEWYLNNSDWWGDVSGALLPHPKMLMVPRIERKCDGPHNRNSASSFVANNSIANGMVVRSPRNNPSTQKGGLKFLIYGRTGYLGGLLGQLCEKQGIQFVYGKGRLEERSQLLQEIQTVKPTHVFNAAGLTGRPNADWCESHKVETIRTNVVGTLNLADVCREHGLLMMNYGSGCIFEFDAEHPMGSGIGFKEEEKPNYTGSFYSKSKAVAEDLLNEYDNVCTLRARMPISSDLSHPRNFVRKITQYEKVVDIPNSMTVLDELLPMSIELAKRNRRGIWNFTNPGVVSHNEVLELYKNYIDPNFKWVNFTLEEQAKVLVAPRSNNEMDASKLKKEFPELLSIKDSLIKYIFEPNKKSIAGAVAK from the exons ATGGCCACCACATACAAACCAAAGAACATCCTCATTACTGGAGCAGCTGGCTTCATTGCCTCCCATCTCTGCAATCGGCTTGTCCAAAACTACCCAGATTACAAGATTGTTGTCGTTGACAAGCTTGACTACTGCTCAAACTTGAAGAACATTCTTCCTTCAAAATCAGCCCAAAACTTCAAGTTCATCAAGGGAGACATTGCCACTGCTGACCTTGTCAACTACATTCTCCTCTCTGAGTCCATTGACACCATCATGCACTTTGCAGCACAAACTCATGTTGACAACTCTTTTGGCAACAGCTTCGAGTTCACAAAGAACAACATCTATGGCACTCATGTCCTTCTCGAGGCTTGCAAAGTCACTGGTCAAATCAAGAGGTTCATCCATGTGAGCACTGATGAGGTTTATGGGGAGACAGATGAGGATGCTGTCATGGGAAACATTGAGGCTTCTCAACTCCTTCCAACAAACCCTTATTCTGCTACTAAAGCTGGGGCCGAAATGCTTGTCATGGCATATGGGAGATCATATGGATTGCCTGTGATCACTACTAGAGGTAACAATGTTTATGGGCCTAACCAATTCCCTGAAAAGTTGATTccaaaattcattcttttgGCCATGAAGGGACAGCCTCTACCAATTCATGGGGATGGTTCTAATGTGAGGAGCTATCTCTACTGTGAAGATGTTGCTGAAGCATTTGAAACCATTCTCCACAGGGGTGAAGTTGGCCATGTTTACAACATTGGCAcacagaaagaaagaagagtgaTTGATGTGGCTAAGGAAATTTGCCAACTTTTCTCTTTGAACCCTGAAACCCATATTAAGTATGTGGAGAATAGGCCTTTTAATGACCAAAGATACTTCTTGGATGTTCAGAAGTTGAAGACTTTGGGATGGTTTGAACGTACTTCATGGGAAGAGGGTCTAAAAAAGACCATAGAATGGTATCTCAACAATTCTGACTGGTGGGGTGATGTTTCTGGAGCATTGCTTCCTCATCCAAAAATGCTAATGGTGCCTAGAATTGAAAGAAAGTGTGATGGGCCTCATAACAGAAATTCTGCTTCCTCTTTTGTGGCAAACAATTCTATTGCGAACGGAATGGTAGTCCGAAGTCCAAGGAACAACCCCTCTACTCAGAAGGGAGGTCTGAAGTTTTTGATTTATGGTAGAACAGGTTACCTTGGGGGTCTTCTTGGGCAACTTTGTGAGAAGCAAGGGATACAGTTTGTGTATGGGAAGGGACGTTTAGAGGAACGGTCACAACTCTTGCAAGAAATTCAGACTGTTAAACCAACCCATGTTTTCAATGCTGCTGGATTGACCGGCAGGCCTAATGCAGATTGGTGTGAGAGTCATAAAGTTGAGACAATTCGGACCAATGTGGTTGGTACATTAAACTTGGCAGATGTCTGCAGAGAACATGGCCTCCTAATGATGAATTATGGTAGTGGCTgtatttttgaatttgatgCAGAACATCCAATGGGGTCAGGAATTGGGTTTAAGGAGGAAGAGAAGCCTAATTACACTGGCTCTTTCTATTCCAAATCCAAAGCTGTG GCTGAAGATCTTTTGAATGAATATGACAATGTTTGCACCCTCAGAGCCCGAATGCCAATATCGTCCGATCTGAGCCACCCCCGGAACTTTGTCCGAAAGATTACACAATATGAGAAAGTAGTTGACATTCCAAACAGCATGACTGTGTTGGATGAGCTGCTGCCCATGTCAATTGAGTTGGCCAAAAGGAACCGCAGGGGCATTTGGAACTTCACAAACCCTGGTGTTGTGAGTCATAATGAGGTTCTGGAGCTGTACAAGAACTATATTGACCCTAATTTCAAGTGGGTTAACTTTACATTGGAAGAACAAGCCAAAGTTCTTGTTGCACCTCGAAGCAACAATGAAATGGATGCATCTAAGTTGAAGAAAGAATTCCCTGAGCTGTTGTCAATCAAGGACTCCCTGATTAAATACATCTTTGAACCCAACAAGAAAAGCATTGCTGGTGCAGTGGCAAAATAA